In one Solanum lycopersicum chromosome 11, SLM_r2.1 genomic region, the following are encoded:
- the LOC138339594 gene encoding uncharacterized protein, which yields MSSERRTKTTSEPHSLAEAPISEQLGDQVVSSGYSSNTKIAPSVGTGFPCIARRLLFKSCGLVFAECVSCEIGEVYIFMDASNGKVVNFCDLENDDNVTSVGWTQRGIHLVVGTSNGKVQEKYEENITGKNVSI from the exons ATGAGCTCTGAAAGACGCACGAAGACCACCAGTGAACCTCATTCGCTGGCAGAAGCTCCAATCAGCGAGCAATTAGGCGACCAGGTGGTCTCGTCCGGCTACAGCAGCAACACAAAGATAGCGCCATCAGTAG GTACTGGATTCCCATGCATTGCAAGACGACTTTTATTTAAATCTTGTGGACTGGTCTTCGCAGAATGTGTTAGCTGTGAGATTGGGGAGGTCTATATATTTATGGATGCATCTAATGGCAAG GTAGTGAATTTTTGCGACTTGGAAAATGATGATAATGTTACTTCAGTTGGGTGGACACAGCGAGGTATACATCTTGTTGTTGGAACAAGTAATGGGAAAGTTCAG gaaaaatatgaagaaaatattaCGGGGAAAAACGTCTCAATATGA